In one window of Thermomicrobiales bacterium DNA:
- a CDS encoding DUF1254 domain-containing protein gives MTDPIEMAVRAYIYGYPMVFDIDEVVEISSSGKMAASGPINRFGHATVLGRPSDTFVSINNDTLYSIANCDVTNEPLVLHLPAVGDRYRVMQFVDAWTNNFAYLGTRATGNGEGFFLLAGPNWTGDVPQGMTLIQAPTNVFSIVGRHAVDGAADIPNVVAVQEQTWLTPLSVYPHVSDGSDRKLGDWDVAPYDTRVGEDLVFWEKFRSWLKLFPPPAEEKPFVDRLAPLGLLSDESPYVDPDPALAETLKAAQAKGMDTIVAAGKQGGAKVNGWSSAAHLFDYNLYRLGPGTIDAPEWKLTDSKVVYAVRAVAANGGLWGNHGYEAYYAWAFVDGDGNQLNGANNYVMHFDTMPPAKAFWSITMYNTPKYYLVENPIDRYSIGDRTPGLQMNGDGSLDIYLQREAPADPKQQANWLPTPEGDFRPLVRIYLPEDSVLDGSYELPAIERASASS, from the coding sequence ATGACCGATCCAATCGAGATGGCAGTCCGCGCCTATATCTACGGCTATCCCATGGTCTTCGATATCGACGAAGTCGTCGAGATCTCGAGCAGTGGCAAGATGGCCGCATCCGGCCCGATCAATCGGTTTGGCCATGCGACCGTTCTCGGACGGCCAAGCGACACCTTTGTCTCCATCAACAACGACACGCTCTATTCGATTGCCAATTGCGATGTCACCAACGAGCCGCTGGTGCTGCACCTGCCGGCGGTTGGCGATCGCTACCGCGTGATGCAATTCGTCGATGCCTGGACCAACAACTTCGCCTATCTCGGTACCCGCGCCACTGGTAATGGCGAGGGCTTCTTCCTCCTGGCGGGCCCGAACTGGACGGGTGATGTTCCCCAGGGAATGACGCTGATCCAGGCGCCAACCAATGTCTTTTCCATCGTTGGACGGCATGCAGTCGACGGCGCTGCCGATATTCCCAATGTCGTGGCCGTGCAAGAACAGACCTGGCTCACCCCCCTGAGCGTCTATCCGCATGTGTCCGACGGCAGCGACCGCAAGCTCGGCGACTGGGACGTGGCCCCCTATGACACCCGGGTGGGCGAAGACCTGGTTTTCTGGGAGAAATTCCGGTCATGGCTCAAGCTCTTTCCCCCTCCAGCGGAGGAGAAGCCCTTCGTCGACCGGCTTGCCCCACTCGGGCTGCTGAGCGACGAAAGTCCCTATGTCGATCCCGATCCTGCGTTGGCGGAGACCTTGAAGGCTGCCCAGGCCAAGGGTATGGACACCATCGTCGCGGCTGGCAAGCAAGGTGGCGCGAAGGTCAACGGCTGGAGCTCGGCTGCGCACCTCTTCGACTACAACCTCTACCGGCTTGGCCCCGGCACGATCGACGCGCCGGAGTGGAAACTGACCGATTCGAAAGTCGTCTACGCGGTGCGGGCCGTCGCCGCCAATGGCGGTCTCTGGGGCAATCACGGCTATGAGGCCTACTACGCCTGGGCCTTTGTCGATGGTGATGGCAACCAGCTCAACGGCGCCAACAACTACGTGATGCACTTCGACACCATGCCACCGGCCAAAGCCTTCTGGTCGATCACCATGTACAACACGCCGAAGTACTACCTGGTCGAAAACCCGATCGACCGCTATTCCATCGGCGACCGCACCCCCGGTTTGCAGATGAACGGCGACGGCTCGCTCGACATCTATCTGCAACGTGAAGCGCCGGCCGATCCGAAACAGCAAGCCAATTGGCTTCCAACACCGGAAGGCGACTTCCGTCCGCTCGTCCGCATTTATCTTCCAGAGGATTCGGTCCTCGACGGCAGCTACGAGCTTCCTGCAATCGAGAGAGCATCGGCATCCTCGTAG
- a CDS encoding TetR/AcrR family transcriptional regulator yields MNQHRDVGRPRVFSDDAIFRATNDLIERNSYDALTLEAIATEVGCTRQALVRRFGSKQALLLAFLDRTLVLRAADYRIVEADAPSPLAALRARFVAPPEERMEISADREIQANLLAFMLTSSGDPAFAARFESLNQIYMDEMERLVRAAVEMGELAGIDPAALARALFSASLGETVRWASTPSNVPHVSRLGEIFDLLVMPHRLRS; encoded by the coding sequence ATGAACCAACATCGTGACGTTGGCCGACCGCGCGTCTTTTCCGACGACGCCATTTTCCGAGCCACCAACGACCTGATCGAGCGCAACAGCTATGACGCGCTCACATTGGAAGCGATTGCCACCGAGGTAGGTTGCACGCGCCAGGCGTTGGTGCGCCGTTTTGGCTCCAAGCAGGCGCTGCTGCTGGCGTTTCTCGACCGGACCCTGGTGTTGCGGGCGGCGGATTACCGCATCGTGGAAGCCGATGCGCCATCGCCGTTGGCGGCATTGCGCGCGCGGTTCGTGGCGCCACCGGAGGAGCGGATGGAGATCAGCGCCGACCGGGAGATTCAGGCCAATCTGCTGGCCTTCATGCTGACATCGAGCGGCGATCCAGCGTTTGCCGCCCGATTCGAGTCGCTCAATCAGATCTATATGGACGAAATGGAGCGGTTGGTCCGGGCGGCGGTAGAGATGGGTGAGCTGGCGGGCATCGATCCGGCGGCGCTGGCGCGGGCGTTGTTCTCCGCATCGTTGGGAGAAACCGTGCGGTGGGCCTCCACGCCGAGCAACGTGCCGCATGTTTCCCGGTTGGGTGAGATCTTCGACTTGTTGGTGATGCCCCACCGGCTGCGGTCCTGA
- a CDS encoding uracil-DNA glycosylase, whose protein sequence is MTSSTQTYDRIDSFLERLAITPAPPNSVNPWSSETVFGQIRLQNLRRYFAQLMERGVDTLMLGEAPGYLGCRRSGIGFTSEPQLLGGIPSLELFGEERGYQRSGEFPELRKEQSATIVWGELARLDFVPLIWASFPFHPHKPGAPNSNRTPKRPEIDFGRPIFLELIEAFQIGRVFAVGNIAHASLAAAGIDAPKIRHPAQGGKNDFVAGMEWIVSHPNDLGRP, encoded by the coding sequence ATGACCTCGTCCACGCAAACATACGATCGAATCGACTCCTTTCTCGAACGCCTGGCAATCACCCCGGCGCCTCCCAATTCGGTCAATCCCTGGTCGAGCGAAACCGTCTTCGGTCAGATTCGGCTACAGAACCTGCGCCGCTATTTCGCGCAACTGATGGAACGCGGGGTCGACACGCTTATGCTTGGTGAAGCCCCCGGCTACCTGGGATGTCGCCGCAGCGGCATCGGGTTCACCAGCGAGCCGCAGCTCCTCGGCGGTATCCCATCGCTGGAACTGTTCGGGGAGGAACGCGGCTACCAGCGTAGTGGCGAGTTCCCCGAGCTGCGCAAGGAACAATCGGCCACCATTGTCTGGGGCGAACTGGCGCGGCTCGATTTCGTCCCGCTCATCTGGGCGTCGTTCCCCTTTCATCCGCATAAACCGGGCGCGCCCAACTCCAACCGCACCCCAAAACGTCCCGAGATCGACTTCGGGCGCCCGATCTTTCTGGAGCTGATCGAAGCGTTCCAGATCGGACGCGTCTTTGCCGTTGGCAACATCGCCCACGCCTCCCTCGCGGCCGCAGGTATCGACGCTCCCAAGATCCGCCACCCCGCCCAGGGCGGCAAGAACGATTTCGTCGCCGGCATGGAATGGATCGTCTCCCATCCGAACGATCTCGGCCGCCCGTAA
- a CDS encoding LLM class F420-dependent oxidoreductase, producing the protein MRIGAVFPQIEFGNDTGAIKEYIQTVEGLGYTHLLAYDHVLSADITHRPAFSGPYTLRDPFHEVFVFFGYAAALTERIELVTGVLILPQRQTALVAKQAAEVDVLSNGRFRLGIGVGWNEVEYEGLGESFANRGIRSEEQMKLLRALWTNQSIVFDGQWNQVVEAGLNPLPVQRPIPIWLGGYAEATLRRIAAYGDGWFPWREPDSTMAAALERLWGYTRDAGRDPAEIGLEPKLDVNSGSPDVWHAYVEGWRRLGATHLCVNTMRAGYRTPGEHIAALEVVARELGIQPHR; encoded by the coding sequence ATGCGCATTGGCGCGGTTTTCCCGCAGATCGAATTCGGCAACGATACCGGCGCGATCAAGGAGTACATCCAGACGGTCGAAGGTCTGGGCTATACCCATCTGCTGGCCTACGACCATGTGCTCAGCGCCGATATCACCCATCGCCCAGCATTCAGCGGGCCGTACACCCTGCGGGATCCTTTTCACGAGGTGTTCGTCTTTTTCGGATACGCGGCGGCGCTAACCGAACGGATCGAGCTGGTGACTGGCGTGCTGATCCTGCCGCAACGGCAAACGGCGCTGGTGGCCAAACAAGCCGCGGAAGTGGATGTGCTCAGCAACGGGCGGTTTCGGCTGGGGATCGGGGTCGGCTGGAACGAGGTGGAGTACGAGGGGCTGGGGGAATCGTTCGCCAATCGCGGGATCCGCTCTGAAGAGCAGATGAAGCTCCTGCGGGCGCTCTGGACCAATCAATCGATCGTCTTCGACGGGCAGTGGAACCAGGTGGTGGAGGCAGGGTTGAACCCGTTGCCGGTGCAACGGCCGATCCCCATTTGGCTCGGCGGGTATGCCGAGGCAACCCTGCGGCGGATCGCGGCCTATGGCGACGGCTGGTTTCCCTGGCGCGAACCGGACTCGACGATGGCAGCGGCGCTGGAGCGGTTGTGGGGCTACACGCGCGATGCGGGACGCGATCCGGCTGAGATCGGGCTGGAGCCGAAGCTGGACGTCAACAGCGGTTCACCCGATGTTTGGCACGCCTATGTCGAGGGATGGCGCCGGTTGGGTGCGACGCATCTCTGTGTGAACACGATGCGCGCCGGATACCGCACCCCAGGCGAGCATATCGCCGCGCTGGAAGTGGTGGCGCGGGAACTGGGAATTCAACCGCACCGGTGA
- a CDS encoding PepSY domain-containing protein, producing MSTRRQLIGAGATSLALAALAAQPLRSLADDDEHDDHQVVGDPMLQPAIDLIRAQEIALAENAGAAVTKVELEGEDGVLQYSVHLNNGVDVDIDATTGSIIKTDHDDDHDDHDD from the coding sequence ATGTCCACACGACGACAACTGATTGGCGCGGGAGCCACGTCGCTCGCACTGGCCGCTCTCGCGGCACAACCGCTTCGCTCGCTGGCCGATGACGATGAACATGACGATCATCAGGTAGTTGGCGATCCGATGCTGCAACCGGCGATCGATCTGATCCGGGCGCAAGAGATTGCCCTGGCGGAGAACGCGGGAGCGGCGGTGACCAAGGTCGAGCTCGAGGGCGAGGACGGCGTGCTCCAATATTCCGTCCACTTGAACAACGGGGTCGATGTCGACATCGACGCGACGACCGGTTCGATCATCAAGACCGACCATGATGACGATCACGACGATCACGATGACTAG